The Bacillus sp. E(2018) genome includes the window AACACGTTGTATGATGAAAATGCTTCTTGTCATCTAGCGATCGGAACTTCGATTACGATGTCAGTGAAAGATGCAGGAAATCTTTCACCAGAGCAGATGGAAGAAAAAGAGATCAACTTTAGCCGGGGGCACACTGATTTTATGATCGGTTCTGCAGATCTTGAAATTGAGGCTGAGTATGAGGATGGTAAACGTATTCCGTTATTTACAAAAGGGAACTGGGCGATATAAAGGTTAAAAGACTCCACGTTGTTGGGGTCTTTTTTTCTTTTGGGCTGTTTTTGTATACATTGACGCTCTTTGAAAGTGGTTGATTTCCGCTCCAGGTTGCTCGCTTTCCATGGGGCGAACGGTGAGCCACTTGTCTAGTTGCAGTGACTAACCCCTCGAGGTCAAAAGTTAAACAGTCAAGAAGGCAAAGTGCGCCTTCATAGCCCATTCAACTTTTGCTTGTCGGGGCTGAACGAGTCACTTCCACTTTTCGGACTGCCGCTTTGCGCCTGTAGGAGTCTCCACCTGACCGCTCGTCCCATAGGAGTCTCGCACCTTGCACTACAATCAACTTGCATAGGAAGTAAGTAAGAAAACCTTAAAAGTATCAGACTTGTAGAAATTAGCACAGTAAAAGATAAAAGGTAGCTAAGAGGATTAGATGGTGCGAGCTATTTTAAAAAAAGAGAATAGGACAAACCTCTTCATGGAAAAATAACGAAAATGAAGGAGGTTTGTTTATGAAAAAGATAGTCGCGCTTTTAGCGGCGTTTACGATTGTACTGAGCGGATGCGGCAACTCTAATAACATGAAGGAAAGCGAAGCTGCGCCAAAGAACATGAGTAACGAAACGCGAAATAGCCCAAGGTTAGAACAGATTAATTCACCACAGAAAAAACAGGTGGACATCTCAAAAGCTGAGACGAATCATGGCAAAACAAGGATTGAAACGCTAGGATTCTTAGAGCCCATCGAGGCAAAACAATCGATAAAAGATGTACAAGAGTCGGTAAACGATTTAACATACGTAGCGTTTTTTAGTTATCAAGTGAATAAAGATGGATCGCTTAAGCCGATCAAAGATTATGCGGCGCTTCAGGAAGTAAAGAAATCTAAAGCGATGCCGATGATGGTTTTAACAAACTTTATTGATGGAAACTTCTCACCAGAGATCGCACATAACATCTTCACAGATAAAACAGCTTCAAAAACACTGATCGGCAGCGTTATTAGTACGATGAAGCAAAAAGGATATAAAGCACTGAATATTGATTTCGAACATATTAAAGAAAAAGATCGGGATCTTTACAACGGCTTTTTAGAAACGATCATCCCACAAGTTCAAAAAGAAGGATTTAAGGTTTCTACTGCATTGGCACCAAAAACGAGTGATGAACAAAAAGGACCATGGCATGGAGCTCATGACTATAAACGTCATGGAGAGCTAGCTGACTTTGTTGTTCTTATGACCTATGAGTGGGGTTGGTCTGGTGGACCTCCAATGGCTGTTGCACCAGTACCTCAAGTTGAGAAAGTAGTGAAGTATGCAACATCTGTCATTCCTCCAGAAAAAATCGTGATGGGTGCTCCGTTATACGGATACGATTGGACACTTCCTTATAAAAAAGGAAATAAATTTGCAAAACGTGTAGCTCCAGCAGAAGCACATGATCTGGCATTAAAAGAAGATGCGACTGTAAAATACGATAATGAGTCTCAAGCACCGTTTTTTAATTACAAAGATGATAACGGAAAAGAGCATGTTGTCTGGTTCGAGAACGAACAAAGTGCAGAAGCAAAAAATCAACTCGTGAAGAAATACAAATTAAGAGGTCTTGCTTATTGGGTACTTGGAGAACCGTTCCCAGAGAACTGGACACTGCTTAGAGACCAATTTAAGATTGTTCATAAATAAAGACAAAAAGGATTAAGCATTTTCTGTGCTTAATCCTTTTGCTTGATAAATTTATAAAGCGGCAGACAAACATTTTTCAACAATAACTCCTCTGCGGTCAGGAAACACCGTCTCAAAGTGGTACTGAGGAAACAGTGCTGACAGTTGTTCTGTGATACCTGCTGCTTTTTGATGAGGAGTGAAACAGACGATGGATGGACCTGAAC containing:
- a CDS encoding glycosyl hydrolase family 18 protein; protein product: MKKIVALLAAFTIVLSGCGNSNNMKESEAAPKNMSNETRNSPRLEQINSPQKKQVDISKAETNHGKTRIETLGFLEPIEAKQSIKDVQESVNDLTYVAFFSYQVNKDGSLKPIKDYAALQEVKKSKAMPMMVLTNFIDGNFSPEIAHNIFTDKTASKTLIGSVISTMKQKGYKALNIDFEHIKEKDRDLYNGFLETIIPQVQKEGFKVSTALAPKTSDEQKGPWHGAHDYKRHGELADFVVLMTYEWGWSGGPPMAVAPVPQVEKVVKYATSVIPPEKIVMGAPLYGYDWTLPYKKGNKFAKRVAPAEAHDLALKEDATVKYDNESQAPFFNYKDDNGKEHVVWFENEQSAEAKNQLVKKYKLRGLAYWVLGEPFPENWTLLRDQFKIVHK